A portion of the Terriglobales bacterium genome contains these proteins:
- a CDS encoding sigma-54 dependent transcriptional regulator gives MAGAAGVIEAATPARPANPAGAILQSWVAADPVSIHLLQDIGGIAASASTVLVRGEGGTGKDLLASIIHYLGPHPEAPLLKIDCAGLPREVLEVELFGYESGAFPGGQTKAGKLELAGQGTIVLDEIAALTMPMQAKLLRVIDEKRFERVGGMRSIPVSARVVALTAIDLEHAVARRTIREDLYYRLNVVPVLLPALRDRRGDIRPLAEHFLARLSEIHRKPRLNFAPAAMAALENYSYHGNVRELRGMVESAVIHGAPPEILPQDLPPCVRDAAPASAERKLNLEAMERAHIADVLQFTQGKKTRAAQILGISRKTLLEKRKRYGLG, from the coding sequence ATGGCGGGAGCAGCCGGCGTCATTGAGGCTGCCACGCCTGCGCGGCCTGCCAATCCCGCCGGCGCGATTTTGCAATCGTGGGTGGCGGCCGATCCGGTCTCGATCCACCTGCTGCAGGACATTGGCGGAATCGCCGCCAGCGCTTCTACCGTGCTGGTGCGCGGCGAAGGCGGCACCGGAAAAGACCTGCTGGCATCGATCATCCACTACCTCGGCCCGCATCCGGAAGCGCCCCTGCTCAAGATTGATTGCGCCGGCTTGCCGCGCGAGGTGCTGGAAGTCGAACTGTTCGGTTATGAAAGCGGCGCCTTCCCCGGTGGGCAGACCAAGGCGGGGAAGCTGGAACTTGCCGGGCAGGGCACCATCGTTCTCGATGAAATCGCGGCCCTCACCATGCCGATGCAGGCAAAGCTGCTGCGAGTGATTGACGAAAAACGCTTTGAACGCGTGGGCGGCATGCGAAGCATTCCGGTCTCCGCTCGCGTCGTCGCCCTGACCGCCATCGACCTGGAGCACGCCGTGGCGCGCCGCACCATCCGCGAAGATCTGTATTACCGCCTCAATGTGGTTCCAGTCCTTCTGCCGGCGTTGCGCGACCGGCGGGGCGACATCCGCCCGCTGGCGGAGCACTTCCTCGCCCGGCTCTCCGAGATCCACCGCAAACCGCGGCTGAATTTTGCTCCCGCAGCCATGGCCGCGCTCGAGAATTACTCTTATCATGGCAATGTTCGCGAGTTGCGCGGCATGGTGGAGAGCGCCGTGATCCATGGGGCGCCGCCTGAAATTCTGCCGCAAGACTTGCCGCCGTGTGTCCGCGACGCCGCGCCTGCTTCCGCGGAGCGCAAGCTTAACCTGGAAGCGATGGAACGCGCTCATATCGCCGATGTGCTTCAATTCACGCAGGGGAAGAAGACCAGGGCCGCGCAAATCCTCGGCATCAGCCGCAAGACGTTGCTGGAAAAACGCAAGCGCTACGGGCTGGGATAG
- the rsfS gene encoding ribosome silencing factor: MAKKQELQRQVMDAIAAAEEKKAEDLTILELDKTAGGFTDYFVICSGSNPRQIQAISDEVQQRLSRAGLRPTHVEGYKQAEWVLLDYVDFVVHVFSQKARNFYNLERLWKSAKQLTPGELRFVPRKRALTKRATPTRAHRSRRRARKR, translated from the coding sequence ATGGCTAAGAAACAAGAATTGCAGCGGCAGGTGATGGACGCCATTGCCGCCGCCGAGGAAAAAAAGGCGGAAGATCTCACCATCCTGGAGCTTGACAAGACCGCCGGCGGCTTCACCGATTATTTCGTTATCTGCTCGGGTAGCAACCCCAGACAGATTCAAGCCATCTCGGATGAAGTACAGCAGAGACTCTCCCGGGCCGGGCTGAGGCCGACGCACGTGGAGGGCTATAAGCAGGCCGAGTGGGTCCTGCTGGACTACGTGGATTTCGTGGTCCACGTGTTCTCGCAAAAAGCGCGAAACTTCTACAACCTGGAGCGGCTGTGGAAATCGGCAAAACAGTTGACGCCGGGGGAACTGCGGTTCGTGCCTCGGAAGCGCGCGCTCACGAAGCGGGCTACGCCAACGCGCGCGCACCGTTCGCGCCGCCGCGCCCGCAAGAGGTAG
- the nadD gene encoding nicotinate-nucleotide adenylyltransferase, producing the protein MNVALFGGTFDPVHRGHLNVARAAQKVFDFGRIYFVPADIQPLKQKQAVTPFHHRYAMLVLATREEKSFLPSLMEAPGEEARRTPNFTIDTVRRFRATLAKSDRLFFLLGVDSFMTIANWREPEALLREVEFVVASRPGFSLADIARALPESMRPKEAVTQPFAHKPATGDLAIGGVTLHILAGVEENVSATQIRSSLAGGHSVSRFLDDAVAAYIVKMHLYKSSAPRARRAAPARRKVVNIRERK; encoded by the coding sequence ATGAACGTTGCCCTTTTCGGCGGGACCTTCGATCCGGTACATCGCGGCCACCTCAACGTCGCGCGCGCAGCGCAAAAAGTCTTCGACTTCGGCCGCATCTATTTTGTCCCTGCCGATATCCAGCCTCTGAAACAGAAACAGGCGGTCACGCCGTTTCATCATCGCTATGCCATGCTGGTCCTGGCTACGCGCGAGGAGAAGTCGTTCCTGCCATCGCTGATGGAAGCTCCGGGGGAGGAAGCGCGCCGCACACCCAACTTCACCATCGATACGGTGCGCCGCTTCCGGGCCACGCTGGCGAAAAGCGACCGCCTGTTTTTTCTGCTTGGCGTCGATTCTTTTATGACGATTGCAAACTGGCGCGAGCCCGAGGCGCTGCTGCGCGAGGTGGAATTCGTTGTCGCCAGCCGTCCCGGATTTTCGCTGGCCGACATCGCCCGGGCACTGCCCGAATCCATGCGCCCCAAGGAGGCTGTGACCCAACCGTTCGCGCATAAGCCGGCGACCGGCGATCTTGCCATCGGCGGAGTGACGCTGCACATCCTCGCCGGTGTCGAGGAAAACGTTTCCGCCACCCAGATTCGCTCCTCCCTTGCCGGCGGCCACAGCGTCTCTCGATTCCTGGATGACGCGGTGGCCGCTTATATCGTCAAGATGCATCTATACAAATCGTCTGCGCCGCGTGCCCGGCGTGCGGCCCCGGCGCGGAGGAAGGTGGTAAACATACGCGAAAGAAAGTAA
- the obgE gene encoding GTPase ObgE, with amino-acid sequence MFIDEAKIQVKAGNGGNGCMAFRREKFVPRGGPSGGDGGKGGDVIMESSERHNTLVHFRFNPEYKAERGRHGEGSNKTGREGDDVVLKVPVGTIVYDESTGERIHDFSHADDRIVVARGGRGGRGNARFATSTHQAPRECEPGRSGEERTLRLELKLLADVGLVGYPNAGKSTLISRISAARPKIADYPFTTLQPNLGVVVDGEEPNAISFVVADIPGLIEGAHTGAGLGTQFLRHIERTRLLVHLVDVSDSSGRPNPVKDYEVITNELESFGAGLEKKPVLVAASKIDVVNKDKLAKLRRYCKKHNLPLYPISAVTGEGIEKLKHAMAARVDEIRKAEVAAASAPPADAEPVAG; translated from the coding sequence ATGTTCATTGATGAAGCCAAAATCCAGGTCAAGGCGGGCAACGGCGGCAACGGCTGCATGGCGTTCCGCCGCGAGAAATTCGTTCCGCGCGGCGGGCCCTCCGGCGGCGACGGCGGCAAGGGCGGCGACGTCATCATGGAATCCAGCGAGCGCCACAACACGCTGGTTCATTTCCGCTTCAATCCCGAATACAAGGCGGAGCGCGGACGCCACGGCGAAGGTTCCAACAAGACCGGACGCGAAGGCGACGATGTCGTGCTCAAAGTGCCGGTGGGAACGATCGTGTACGACGAATCCACCGGCGAACGCATCCACGATTTCTCCCATGCCGATGACCGCATCGTGGTGGCGCGCGGCGGGCGCGGCGGACGCGGCAATGCGCGCTTTGCCACCTCCACACACCAGGCGCCGCGGGAGTGCGAGCCTGGCCGGTCCGGCGAAGAACGCACGCTGCGGCTCGAGCTGAAGCTGCTGGCCGATGTCGGACTGGTGGGTTACCCGAATGCGGGCAAGTCCACGCTGATCTCGCGCATCTCGGCGGCGCGTCCGAAGATTGCCGATTATCCCTTCACCACGCTGCAGCCGAACCTGGGAGTGGTAGTCGATGGGGAAGAACCAAACGCCATCAGCTTCGTTGTCGCCGACATTCCCGGGCTCATCGAAGGCGCGCACACGGGCGCCGGCCTGGGGACGCAGTTTCTGCGGCACATCGAGCGCACGCGCCTGCTGGTCCACCTGGTGGACGTCTCCGATTCCAGCGGAAGGCCCAACCCGGTGAAGGATTACGAGGTGATAACCAACGAACTCGAGAGCTTTGGCGCGGGGCTGGAGAAAAAGCCGGTGCTGGTCGCGGCGTCGAAGATTGACGTCGTGAATAAAGACAAGCTCGCCAAGCTGCGCCGCTACTGCAAGAAGCACAACCTGCCCCTGTACCCGATCTCAGCCGTGACCGGCGAAGGCATTGAAAAGCTGAAGCACGCCATGGCTGCCAGGGTTGACGAGATCCGCAAGGCCGAAGTAGCTGCTGCTTCGGCGCCACCCGCCGATGCGGAACCTGTTGCGGGGTGA
- the rpmA gene encoding 50S ribosomal protein L27 has protein sequence MAHKKGLGSSRNGRDSNSQRLGVKVFGGQTVPGGSIIVRQRGTRIKPGLNVGRGKDDTLFAKITGKVKFVDKGRTGKFVLVEPVEA, from the coding sequence ATGGCGCATAAAAAAGGTTTAGGCAGCTCTCGTAACGGCCGTGACTCGAATTCGCAGCGGCTGGGAGTAAAAGTATTTGGCGGGCAGACGGTGCCCGGCGGTTCCATCATCGTGCGGCAGCGCGGCACGCGCATCAAGCCCGGCCTGAACGTCGGCCGCGGTAAGGACGACACCCTGTTCGCCAAAATTACCGGCAAAGTGAAGTTCGTGGACAAGGGCCGGACAGGTAAGTTCGTGCTCGTCGAGCCGGTCGAGGCGTAA
- the rplU gene encoding 50S ribosomal protein L21: MYAVIRAGGKQYRVAPGDVIRVEKLGGDQKQVEFGDVLAVSGNQGEIGKPQGEARVVGQILDQVLGDKVLVFHYKRKKQYKKLQGHRQQYTAVRITEIAFDGQSFKAAEQATRAAKTPKVVEGGAAAEEAVAPKKKASAKKQASAHASGAGSKTAKGRGTSKSTKSKGGSSPKKK, from the coding sequence ATGTACGCGGTCATCCGCGCCGGGGGAAAGCAGTATCGCGTCGCGCCCGGCGACGTTATCCGGGTGGAAAAGCTCGGCGGGGATCAGAAGCAGGTGGAGTTCGGCGACGTGCTCGCCGTATCCGGCAACCAGGGCGAGATCGGCAAGCCGCAAGGCGAGGCACGCGTAGTCGGGCAGATCCTGGACCAGGTTCTCGGCGACAAAGTGCTGGTCTTCCACTACAAGCGCAAGAAGCAATACAAGAAGCTGCAGGGACATCGCCAGCAGTACACCGCGGTGCGCATCACCGAAATCGCTTTTGACGGCCAGAGCTTCAAGGCCGCCGAACAAGCCACGCGGGCGGCGAAAACTCCCAAGGTCGTGGAAGGCGGAGCGGCGGCGGAAGAAGCGGTCGCCCCCAAGAAGAAAGCTTCGGCGAAGAAGCAGGCATCGGCCCACGCCTCGGGCGCAGGCAGCAAGACGGCCAAAGGCCGCGGCACTTCGAAATCGACGAAGTCCAAGGGCGGATCCTCGCCCAAGAAAAAGTAG
- a CDS encoding serine/threonine-protein kinase: MQKIGRYQIVSELGKGAMGVVYKAQDPTVGRCVAIKTLRLDLHGTEAEEMLGRFKNEARTAGVMNHPNIITIYDAGEQDGMFYIAMEYMEGQTLQQLLKGGKRLPVEHAIDIVRQVCAGLDYAHSRGIIHRDIKPANIMITADGTVKIMDFGIAKGGGTDMTSAGHVVGTPNYMAPEQVKGKPLDGRSDLFSVGVVLYEMLTGERPFAGENITTIIYKIVNDVPVDPRERDHTMHPGISAVVMKALSKDPDGRFATGADFARAVLGYLCFKPEVQLAPVPLERFASSSSGETTPLPSGPMAAAVAAAATQAKTPPPVDQLETAPPAAVQPAATTPAPSTTLPAAVVAPVAKAAPAPPIAKPALIKLAVKPAALNATVALPPRPAKPQKPVPVMAIGAVVLMATLALGAYWHFHQDAAPVPAPVAATPVPAEPKPRNSAKAAKAAAARRAAAAAAESAQSSTPASAAGLKGSLDLDSEPNGAHIYLDGRDSGEITPAHLSVNPGQHRIALRKEGYRPEIKYADVQAGGSFYFAPTLTPAAERAVALAANTPAQPAGSGPFRRLRRIFGRAAADDGVLEVRTRPRGAEIWLGEAQAPLRTPAKLGVVPGNYTMTLRLPGYKPITRPVQIEQGKMLGVEEIFEPQ, encoded by the coding sequence ATGCAGAAAATTGGCCGCTACCAGATCGTCAGTGAACTGGGCAAGGGCGCCATGGGCGTTGTCTACAAGGCCCAGGACCCGACCGTCGGTCGATGCGTCGCCATCAAGACCCTGCGCCTCGATCTCCACGGCACCGAAGCTGAGGAGATGCTGGGGCGCTTCAAGAACGAGGCGCGCACTGCCGGAGTGATGAACCATCCCAACATCATCACCATCTACGACGCCGGCGAGCAGGACGGCATGTTCTACATCGCCATGGAGTACATGGAGGGCCAGACGCTTCAGCAGCTGCTGAAGGGAGGAAAACGGCTGCCGGTCGAGCACGCTATCGACATCGTGCGCCAGGTTTGCGCCGGCCTGGACTATGCGCACTCCCGCGGTATCATCCATCGCGACATCAAGCCCGCCAACATCATGATCACCGCCGATGGCACGGTGAAAATCATGGACTTCGGCATCGCCAAGGGCGGTGGGACCGACATGACCTCCGCCGGCCACGTTGTCGGCACTCCCAACTACATGGCGCCGGAGCAGGTAAAAGGCAAGCCGCTCGATGGCCGTTCCGACCTGTTCAGCGTGGGCGTGGTGCTCTACGAAATGCTGACCGGCGAACGCCCCTTTGCCGGCGAAAACATCACTACCATCATTTACAAGATCGTGAACGACGTTCCGGTAGATCCTCGCGAACGGGATCACACCATGCATCCAGGAATCAGCGCCGTGGTCATGAAGGCGCTGTCCAAGGATCCGGATGGGCGCTTCGCCACCGGCGCCGACTTCGCGCGTGCGGTGCTGGGATATTTGTGTTTCAAGCCGGAGGTGCAGCTGGCGCCGGTCCCCTTGGAGCGTTTCGCATCATCCTCAAGTGGGGAGACAACGCCGTTGCCATCAGGGCCGATGGCCGCGGCGGTGGCGGCAGCCGCCACACAGGCCAAAACGCCTCCACCGGTTGACCAACTGGAGACTGCCCCACCCGCGGCGGTCCAGCCGGCAGCTACCACACCAGCTCCGAGCACGACACTTCCGGCGGCGGTGGTCGCACCGGTCGCCAAAGCAGCGCCGGCCCCACCCATTGCTAAACCTGCGCTTATAAAACTGGCGGTCAAGCCGGCTGCGCTGAACGCAACGGTTGCGCTGCCACCTCGCCCGGCTAAACCTCAGAAACCAGTGCCGGTGATGGCGATTGGCGCCGTAGTGCTTATGGCTACGCTGGCCCTCGGAGCTTACTGGCATTTCCACCAGGACGCTGCTCCTGTGCCGGCGCCGGTGGCTGCCACCCCCGTGCCGGCTGAACCGAAGCCAAGAAACTCGGCGAAGGCCGCGAAGGCCGCCGCTGCGAGGCGGGCCGCCGCCGCCGCTGCTGAGTCGGCCCAATCATCCACGCCTGCGTCCGCCGCCGGGTTGAAAGGATCCCTGGACCTCGACAGCGAACCCAATGGCGCGCACATTTATCTCGATGGGCGCGATTCCGGCGAGATTACGCCCGCCCACCTGTCGGTCAATCCCGGACAGCATCGCATCGCGCTGCGCAAGGAAGGCTACCGTCCAGAGATTAAGTACGCAGACGTCCAGGCCGGCGGGTCTTTTTACTTTGCTCCCACACTGACTCCGGCCGCCGAACGGGCAGTAGCTCTCGCGGCCAACACGCCGGCACAACCAGCCGGCTCCGGTCCGTTCCGCAGGCTGAGGCGCATATTCGGCAGGGCTGCGGCCGATGACGGCGTTCTCGAGGTGCGTACCCGACCGCGTGGCGCGGAAATCTGGCTCGGTGAAGCGCAGGCCCCGCTACGCACTCCGGCAAAGCTCGGCGTTGTTCCCGGAAATTACACCATGACCTTGCGCCTGCCCGGCTACAAGCCGATCACGCGCCCGGTGCAGATCGAGCAGGGAAAAATGCTGGGTGTGGAAGAGATCTTCGAGCCGCAATAG
- a CDS encoding cysteine synthase family protein — protein MPSSSPGRKPVLPAREEPQQKLGRSVLERIGNTPLIRLPRFTHDLHGVEILAKAEWFNPGGSVKDRAAANIVLEALQSGKLAPGKELLDSTSGNTGIAYAMIGAAMGFGVTLCMPTNVSVERKRILNAYGAKIVFTDPGDGSDGAIRKAREMFAAEPERFFYADQYSNDANWRAHYETTANEIWRQTEGRVTHFVAMLGTSGTFVGTSRRLKELNPNIQSISLQPDSSFHGIEGAKHMATAIVPKIYDPAIADADLGVSTESAYEMVKRLAREEGVLVGISSGAALSGCLQVAKSAPGGSVIVTVFPDSGDKYLSEKFWNE, from the coding sequence ATGCCTTCTTCCAGTCCAGGAAGGAAACCGGTACTGCCCGCGCGGGAAGAGCCGCAACAGAAGCTGGGCCGCAGTGTGCTTGAGCGCATCGGCAACACCCCGCTGATCCGGTTGCCCCGCTTCACCCACGATCTGCACGGTGTGGAGATCCTGGCCAAGGCGGAGTGGTTCAATCCGGGAGGCTCGGTCAAAGATCGCGCCGCCGCGAATATCGTTCTGGAAGCGCTGCAGTCGGGCAAGCTTGCGCCCGGCAAGGAACTGCTGGATTCCACCAGCGGCAATACCGGCATCGCCTATGCCATGATCGGCGCGGCCATGGGATTCGGCGTCACGCTCTGCATGCCGACCAATGTCTCCGTCGAACGCAAGCGCATTCTGAACGCTTACGGGGCCAAAATTGTCTTCACCGACCCGGGCGACGGCTCCGACGGCGCGATCCGCAAGGCCCGCGAGATGTTTGCCGCCGAGCCGGAGCGCTTCTTCTACGCTGACCAGTATTCCAATGATGCCAACTGGCGCGCCCACTACGAGACCACCGCCAACGAGATCTGGCGGCAGACAGAAGGGCGTGTCACCCACTTCGTTGCCATGCTGGGCACCAGTGGAACTTTCGTCGGCACCTCGCGCCGCCTGAAGGAATTGAATCCCAACATCCAGTCCATCTCCCTGCAGCCGGATTCCTCCTTCCACGGCATTGAGGGCGCCAAGCACATGGCCACCGCGATTGTGCCCAAAATCTATGATCCCGCAATCGCCGACGCGGACCTTGGCGTTTCCACCGAGAGTGCCTATGAAATGGTGAAGCGGCTGGCGCGCGAAGAAGGCGTGCTGGTGGGCATCTCATCCGGGGCCGCGCTCAGTGGCTGTCTTCAAGTTGCGAAGAGCGCGCCGGGCGGTTCGGTGATCGTCACCGTGTTCCCCGACAGCGGCGACAAATATCTGAGCGAGAAGTTCTGGAACGAGTGA
- a CDS encoding M67 family metallopeptidase, which produces MLRIPQLAFNALRAHGEETYPHECCGVMLGHMEEDDKRQVVEVVRCGNTRDDRPQDRYHIDPRELVRIQRQGRERGLDVVGFYHSHPDHPARWSQTDLAEAHWIGCSYVITSVENGRAVTTNSFALLGATEEDKRFEDEAVEVSAEKVLVREFEAE; this is translated from the coding sequence ATGCTAAGAATTCCCCAACTCGCGTTCAACGCTCTCCGCGCCCACGGCGAGGAAACCTATCCGCACGAGTGCTGCGGCGTAATGCTGGGTCACATGGAAGAAGACGACAAGCGGCAGGTAGTCGAGGTCGTGCGCTGCGGCAACACGCGCGACGACCGCCCCCAGGACCGCTACCACATCGACCCTCGGGAGCTGGTGCGCATTCAGCGCCAGGGACGCGAGCGCGGGCTGGATGTTGTCGGCTTCTATCATTCGCATCCCGACCATCCAGCGCGATGGTCACAAACCGATCTCGCCGAAGCGCACTGGATCGGCTGCTCCTACGTGATCACCAGCGTGGAAAACGGCCGCGCCGTGACCACCAACTCCTTCGCGCTGCTGGGCGCCACCGAAGAGGACAAACGCTTCGAGGATGAGGCGGTGGAAGTCAGCGCGGAGAAGGTGCTGGTAAGAGAGTTTGAAGCCGAGTAG
- a CDS encoding ubiquitin-like small modifier protein 1, translating into MKIMIPTPLRQYADKKDVVELNAATVAEALSGLTSRHPELRKHLYTDDGRLRAFVNVYLNDEDIRYLSKEQTPVKDGDTLSIVPSIAGGRKTSNRVIG; encoded by the coding sequence ATGAAAATCATGATCCCGACGCCCTTGCGTCAATATGCCGATAAGAAAGATGTGGTTGAGTTGAACGCTGCAACCGTCGCGGAGGCCCTCAGCGGGCTCACCTCCCGCCATCCGGAGCTGCGCAAACATCTCTATACCGACGATGGCCGCCTGCGTGCGTTCGTCAACGTGTACCTCAACGACGAAGACATTCGCTACCTGAGCAAGGAACAGACGCCAGTAAAAGACGGCGACACATTGTCGATTGTTCCGTCAATTGCCGGAGGGAGGAAGACGTCGAATAGAGTAATCGGGTAA
- the moeB gene encoding molybdopterin-synthase adenylyltransferase MoeB: MATITQVDQPTLSKDEILRYSRHLIMPEVGMDGQTKLKAAKVLCIGAGGLGSPLALYLAAAGVGTLGVVDFDVVDFTNLQRQIIHTTSDVGRPKLDSAAEKIKAINPFVEVRPFETRLTSANALDLFRQFDIVVDGTDNFPTRYLVNDSCVLTGKPNVYGSIFRFEGQVSVFATEQGPCYRCLYPEPPPPGLVPSCAEGGVLGILPGLVGVMQATEAIKLILGAGDPLIGRLLLVDALGMKFRELKLRKNPDCPACGKNRTITKLIDYNQFCGIRGEEKPVTESNLPEISVEELKRRQDAGDDVFILDVREPHEYQICNLGGHLIPLNDLPKRVNELDSSREIVCHCKMGGRSAKAVDFLRQAGFTKVKNLTGGINAWADKVDPKMPKY, encoded by the coding sequence ATGGCCACCATCACACAAGTCGATCAGCCCACTCTTTCCAAGGACGAAATCCTGCGCTACTCGCGCCATCTCATCATGCCCGAGGTCGGCATGGACGGCCAGACCAAGCTCAAGGCCGCTAAAGTTCTCTGTATTGGCGCAGGCGGGTTGGGATCGCCGCTGGCACTCTACCTGGCGGCGGCGGGCGTGGGCACGCTCGGCGTGGTTGACTTCGACGTCGTGGACTTCACCAACCTGCAACGCCAGATCATTCACACCACCAGCGATGTCGGCCGGCCCAAGCTTGATTCCGCCGCCGAGAAGATTAAAGCAATCAACCCGTTCGTCGAAGTGCGGCCGTTCGAGACGCGTCTTACCAGCGCCAACGCGCTGGACCTCTTCCGCCAGTTCGACATCGTGGTGGACGGCACCGATAACTTTCCCACGCGCTACCTGGTCAACGACTCCTGCGTGCTTACCGGAAAGCCCAACGTCTACGGTTCCATCTTCCGCTTTGAAGGACAGGTCAGCGTCTTCGCCACCGAACAGGGGCCGTGCTACCGCTGCCTGTATCCCGAACCGCCTCCGCCCGGCCTGGTACCCTCCTGCGCTGAAGGCGGCGTTCTAGGCATTCTGCCCGGCCTGGTCGGGGTGATGCAGGCAACCGAGGCCATCAAGCTGATCCTTGGCGCCGGCGATCCGCTGATCGGGCGGCTGCTGCTGGTGGATGCTTTGGGCATGAAATTCCGCGAACTGAAGCTGCGGAAGAATCCTGATTGCCCCGCTTGCGGCAAGAATCGCACCATCACCAAGTTGATTGACTACAACCAATTCTGCGGCATTCGCGGCGAGGAAAAGCCGGTGACGGAATCCAACCTGCCCGAAATCAGCGTCGAAGAATTGAAGCGCCGCCAGGACGCCGGCGACGACGTCTTCATCCTCGACGTGCGTGAGCCCCACGAATACCAGATCTGCAACCTCGGTGGGCATCTGATCCCGCTCAACGATCTGCCCAAGCGCGTCAACGAGCTGGATTCCAGCCGCGAGATCGTATGCCATTGCAAGATGGGCGGCCGCAGCGCCAAGGCCGTGGACTTCCTTCGCCAGGCCGGGTTTACCAAGGTGAAGAACCTCACGGGCGGCATCAACGCCTGGGCCGATAAGGTCGATCCCAAGATGCCGAAGTATTGA
- a CDS encoding CsgG/HfaB family protein — translation MKAKVLSLCAVLVLLSVSGFAAERKKRVAVFDFDYATVRSGVAAIFGTDIDVGKGVSDLLVKRLVQDGTYSVIERKAMDKILAEQNFSNSDRANPNSAAKIGKLLGVDAIIVGSITQFGNETKNVGAGGAGGGFGGFGLGGFKHKNSKAIVTLDARIVDIDTGEIMAVADGKGESSRSSTSMLGGGGNWHGFGAGGVDFGSSDFQNTIIGEAVKLAVDQMSTGVVAGAPKLQARTIKVEGVVAFVEMGKVVLNVGSKSGIKVGDHMSVERVSQEIKDPTTGKVLRRMSTEVGKIEISDVDDISSVGKVVSGTGFKVGDVVKTTTQ, via the coding sequence ATGAAAGCCAAGGTCCTGTCGCTCTGCGCCGTGCTTGTTCTTCTCTCCGTTTCCGGTTTCGCGGCCGAGCGCAAGAAACGCGTTGCCGTTTTCGATTTTGACTATGCCACCGTACGCAGCGGCGTCGCCGCCATCTTCGGAACCGACATTGACGTGGGCAAGGGCGTTTCCGACCTTCTCGTTAAGCGCCTGGTGCAGGACGGCACCTACTCGGTGATCGAGCGCAAGGCCATGGACAAGATCCTGGCGGAGCAGAATTTCTCCAACAGCGATCGCGCCAATCCCAACAGCGCCGCCAAGATCGGCAAGCTGCTGGGAGTCGACGCCATCATCGTCGGCAGCATCACCCAGTTCGGCAACGAGACGAAAAATGTCGGCGCCGGTGGCGCCGGCGGCGGATTCGGCGGATTCGGCCTGGGCGGATTCAAGCATAAGAATTCCAAGGCCATCGTCACTCTCGATGCCCGCATTGTGGACATCGACACGGGAGAAATCATGGCCGTCGCCGATGGCAAGGGCGAATCCTCGCGCAGCAGCACCTCGATGCTCGGTGGCGGCGGCAACTGGCACGGCTTCGGCGCCGGCGGCGTCGACTTCGGCAGCAGCGACTTCCAGAACACCATCATTGGCGAGGCGGTGAAGCTTGCGGTGGACCAGATGAGCACCGGCGTGGTCGCCGGCGCGCCCAAGCTGCAGGCACGCACCATCAAAGTCGAAGGCGTAGTCGCATTCGTGGAGATGGGCAAGGTGGTGCTGAATGTCGGCTCCAAGTCCGGCATTAAGGTCGGCGATCATATGAGCGTCGAGCGGGTCTCGCAGGAAATCAAGGACCCGACTACCGGCAAGGTGCTGCGCCGGATGTCCACCGAGGTTGGCAAAATCGAGATCAGCGATGTGGACGACATATCCTCCGTCGGCAAGGTCGTCTCCGGCACGGGATTCAAGGTCGGCGACGTGGTGAAGACCACAACCCAGTAG